Within the Synechococcus sp. MU1617 genome, the region GCCAACCATGACACCGCTCACAGGACGACCCTGTTCGGTGAGGCTGTGACCCACCTTGCGAGGGGAAGTCGTGCCACCACCGCAGTAGGCCGCAGACTGATTGGCTGAGATGTATTCGGTGCCGGTCACGCTCTTGCAAGTGCCGGGCTCATCGCCGGTGACCTTTTCGGAACGGCCGACTTCGTTGCCGGTAACGCGGTTGCCGTGGCTGGTGGCAGTAACGCGCACCTTGGCAGGAGTGGTGGCAGCTGGAGCCGTCTGACAGAAAGTCTGGAAGACTTCAGCGCCCAAGTACTCCGTGCCTGTAATGGAACGGCAGGTGCTGGCTTCATTGCCAGTGGTTTTCACCGAGCGGTTGGCCTGGGTGCCAGTCACGGTCTGGCCAGACGTAGTGGTGCTTTCACCAACTTTCCAATGGGCATCAGCAGCAGCAGCTTGCTTGGCGCCGTGGCGGTTGGGACCGGTTGGGCGAGTCACACCAGCGCTTTGCTTGTTGCGGGCTCCGGCCTTGGTGCGCAACTCGCGCACCTGCTGGGCCAGCTCACGGCTGGTGAGATCGGGGTTAGCCTGACGAGCAACAGCAGCGGCACTAGTAGACTGCTTACCTGCAGTTTTGCCGTGCTTGGCCATGGCATCGCGGCGGGCCAAAACCAGGGCACGACTGGGGTTCTCAATAGCGCGGCGCTTAGGGGCCGCTGCACGACGTTCCGTGCGTGCAGAAAGATTGGGGGCCGAGGCACTCAATGAGGTGAGTGCAGTCTTCTCAGCAGCACGCTTGCCACCGCAGCCACAGCTCTTGGTGGATTCAGCAGGTGCAGCTGCAGGAGCAGCGGGCTTGGTTTGACGGGCCAAATCAGCGCGGTTGCGATCGCGGCTGGTGTCTGCGGTTTTGCCGCGACGGGACAGGGCTTCGCGACGGGCGAGCACCAGATCACGACTGGCATCGCGATGGGGCTTGACCTGTGAAGTGCGCCTGGAAGGAGCAGCGGTGAATGCAGTTGTTCGCTGCGGAGCTACAGCAGCGGGAACAACGGGTGCGGAAGCAGGTTCTGCAACTGCAGCCGCATTCGTACGGGTGGGACGGGCGTCATCAACGGTGCGAACACGGTTGGCGCCAGTACCAGCTGCAGCTGAGGACTTCTTACCGGAAGTGGTCAGCGCCTTACGGCGTTCTAGTGCGAGTTCGCGACTGGAGAGTCTTGCCATGTCCGCCCGAGGGAGTCGTCGTGAGGTGGAAGGGCACTTGCCCATCCGGAAAAAACTGGAGCCCTGATCAGGTCAGGGCTCAGAACCATTGGTCCGAAGGATCAGCGTCCTTCGAAGACCACGAAGCAGGCACCCTGGCTCTGGGTGTAAGCGTCGTAACCGACGATGCGCACGTGGTGATCGGGGTATGCGCGATGGCAAGCCTCGAGCTCACTGACGACAACGTTCAGATCCTTCTCACCGAAGAAGGGGAGCTTCCAATAAGACCAATAGGTGGCCATGGAGTTGCTGGGATGGACGTGCTCGACGAGCGGGCTCCAACCCTGGGCAATGATGTACGCGATCTGGTCGTAGATCTCGTCCTGGGTCATCGGCGGGAGGAAGCCGAAGGTCTCCAGGGTGGCGACTGTTTGATAGTCACCCACGGTGCTCTGGAAAGGCATGGGGATCCTGGGTTTAAGAAAAAGGGTTGGCCGGTTGCATCAACCGGCCGAAGAAACGATCAGTTCTGAACGTCGAGCTTGTCGACGGTGTCGAACTCGAACTTGATCTCCTTCCAGGTCTCGAGAGCGATGGCCAGCTCAGGGCTGTGCTTACCGGCTTCCATGAGGATGTCCCGGCTTTCCTTCTCGATCTCGCGACCGGCATTGCGTGCCTTGACGCAGGCCTCGAGGGCCACACGGTTGGCAGCAGCACCTGCAGCGGAGCCCCAGGGGTGACCGTGGGTACCACCACCGAACTGCAGCACGGAGTCGTCACCGAAGATGGCGACCAGTGCGGGCATGTGCCACACGTGGATACCGCCGGAAGCAACGGCGAACACGCCAGGCATGGAACCCCAGTCCTGATCGAAGAAGTTGCCGCGGCTGCGGTCTTCGGGCACGAAGGATTCGCGCAGCTGGTCGATGTAGCCGAGGGTGGTCTGACGATCACCTTCCAGCTTGCCGACCACGGTGCCGGTGTGGAGCTGGTCACCACCTGACAGACGCAGACACTTGGCGAGAACGCGGAAGTGGATGCCGTGCTTGGGATGACGGTCGATCACCGCGTGCATGGCGCGGTGAATGTGCAAGAGCATGCCGTTCTTACGGCACCACTTCGACAGGCCGGTGTTGGCGGTGAAGCCACCGGTGATGAAGTCGTGCATGATGATCGGCATTCCGAGTTCTTTGGCGAACTCAGCGCGCTCATACATCTCTTCGGGAGTGTTCGCAGTCACGTTGAGGTAGTGACCCTTGCGCTCACCGGTCTCCTGCTCGGACAGCTTGATGGCTTCCGCAACGAA harbors:
- a CDS encoding ribulose bisphosphate carboxylase small subunit, with the protein product MPFQSTVGDYQTVATLETFGFLPPMTQDEIYDQIAYIIAQGWSPLVEHVHPSNSMATYWSYWKLPFFGEKDLNVVVSELEACHRAYPDHHVRIVGYDAYTQSQGACFVVFEGR
- a CDS encoding form I ribulose bisphosphate carboxylase large subunit, whose amino-acid sequence is MSKKYDAGVKEYRDTYWTPDYVPLDTDLLACFKCTGQEGVPKEEVAAAVAAESSTGTWSTVWSELLTDLDFYKGRCYRIEDVPGDKESFYAFIAYPLDLFEEGSITNVLTSLVGNVFGFKALRHLRLEDIRFPMAFIKSCYGPPNGIQVERDRMNKYGRPLLGCTIKPKLGLSGKNYGRVVYECLRGGLDFTKDDENINSQPFQRWQNRFEFVAEAIKLSEQETGERKGHYLNVTANTPEEMYERAEFAKELGMPIIMHDFITGGFTANTGLSKWCRKNGMLLHIHRAMHAVIDRHPKHGIHFRVLAKCLRLSGGDQLHTGTVVGKLEGDRQTTLGYIDQLRESFVPEDRSRGNFFDQDWGSMPGVFAVASGGIHVWHMPALVAIFGDDSVLQFGGGTHGHPWGSAAGAAANRVALEACVKARNAGREIEKESRDILMEAGKHSPELAIALETWKEIKFEFDTVDKLDVQN
- a CDS encoding CsoS2 family carboxysome shell protein; translated protein: MARLSSRELALERRKALTTSGKKSSAAAGTGANRVRTVDDARPTRTNAAAVAEPASAPVVPAAVAPQRTTAFTAAPSRRTSQVKPHRDASRDLVLARREALSRRGKTADTSRDRNRADLARQTKPAAPAAAPAESTKSCGCGGKRAAEKTALTSLSASAPNLSARTERRAAAPKRRAIENPSRALVLARRDAMAKHGKTAGKQSTSAAAVARQANPDLTSRELAQQVRELRTKAGARNKQSAGVTRPTGPNRHGAKQAAAADAHWKVGESTTTSGQTVTGTQANRSVKTTGNEASTCRSITGTEYLGAEVFQTFCQTAPAATTPAKVRVTATSHGNRVTGNEVGRSEKVTGDEPGTCKSVTGTEYISANQSAAYCGGGTTSPRKVGHSLTEQGRPVSGVMVGRSASVTGDEAGANRSLTGDQYLGSDPLPEGRPAAKVGLSGTLSGTGVTGTLVGRSSQVTGNEFGSCHRVTGDQYISAEQVNSFCGGKPEPEAAKVGFSVTNRNQVVSGTRTGRSERVTGDEPGSCQAVTGTPYAGLEQAGQHCGTPAVKAIRERTPVRVGTPSAAMTGIQPGVGGVMTGDKRGACEAVTGTPYVGADQLASACGADAPAGTDTHGQAPEGAAWTRFSVVSPARAAQQQREANSGVTGTSYEDGNRITGPFDMAGGKVTGTEQFRFDNREFQNRQQQRQFQPTVAVVSEPSEKPASRVTGEGSSTKITGDDWDRGEHVTGTEGASARRRNPSRPGPMTAMSSFERKRNEETEWPVSRVTGSSGNTEKGSLITVSGGARG